In the genome of Polaribacter atrinae, one region contains:
- a CDS encoding HEPN domain-containing protein → MQSFRTEIENPVVERDIIELADKIAAFNNLQIDEEKFRSLRLARGVYGQRQEGVQMIRIKLPYGKVMSNQLRRISEVSDEYSRGRLHITTRQDIQIHYVDLQRTPELWAELERDDVTLREACGNVVRNVTASETAGIDVNEPFDVSPYADALYKFFLRNPICQEMGRKFKVSFSSTDEDTGLSYLHDLGFIAKIENGVRGFKVMVAGGLGSQPRHAETLYEFLPSDKIIPVMEGVLRVFDRYGERKSRAKARMKFLLKDIGLEAFKELVAQEQNAIALKTVAIDAEGYVASTPVSVDAPKVEIKNQEAFELWKSTNLIPQKQAGYVAIGIKVLLGDFYTDKARLLADLVDTYAAGEIRLTLRQNIVIPFVKEDLVPYFYQELEKLGFVEAGYNKAVDITACPGTDTCNLGIASSTGIAAELEKVIAAEYPQYLKNEDLVIKISGCMNACGQHNMANIGFQGMTVRTPDKLVAPALQVLLGGGNLGNGNALFADKVVKVPSKRGPEALRRIFNDFEANADGKSFVEYYKVTGERYFYDLLNDLQDVTNLTQEDFIDWGEADKYVKEIGIGECAGVVIDLIATLFLESDEKIENANEAFENKVYSGAIYYAYQSIVNSAKASLLAADKKTNTHASIVSQFDEFFISSEKIDLGGSFSDLIYQINKFAPTEEFAKKYISDANTFLQKVRAFRNAETAIAE, encoded by the coding sequence ATGCAAAGTTTTAGAACCGAAATAGAGAATCCAGTTGTAGAAAGAGATATTATTGAATTAGCAGATAAAATTGCAGCATTTAATAATTTACAAATAGACGAAGAAAAATTTAGAAGTTTACGTTTAGCAAGAGGTGTTTACGGTCAGCGTCAAGAAGGCGTACAAATGATTCGTATTAAATTGCCTTATGGTAAAGTAATGAGTAATCAATTACGTAGAATTTCTGAAGTTTCTGATGAGTATTCTAGAGGAAGATTGCATATTACAACACGTCAAGATATTCAAATTCACTATGTAGATTTACAAAGAACTCCAGAATTATGGGCGGAATTAGAAAGAGATGATGTTACGTTGCGTGAAGCCTGTGGTAATGTGGTAAGAAATGTTACTGCATCAGAAACTGCTGGAATTGATGTTAATGAGCCTTTTGATGTTTCTCCGTATGCGGATGCATTATATAAATTCTTTTTACGTAACCCTATTTGTCAAGAAATGGGACGTAAATTCAAGGTTTCTTTTTCTTCTACGGATGAAGATACAGGTTTGTCTTATTTACACGATTTAGGATTTATTGCTAAAATAGAAAACGGAGTAAGAGGTTTTAAAGTGATGGTTGCAGGAGGATTAGGTTCTCAGCCAAGACATGCAGAAACTTTATATGAGTTTTTACCTTCAGATAAAATAATTCCAGTAATGGAAGGTGTTTTAAGAGTTTTTGATCGTTATGGTGAACGTAAAAGTAGAGCCAAAGCAAGAATGAAATTCTTACTAAAAGATATCGGTTTAGAAGCTTTTAAAGAATTGGTAGCGCAAGAACAAAATGCAATTGCATTAAAAACGGTTGCAATTGATGCAGAAGGTTATGTTGCGTCAACTCCAGTTTCTGTTGATGCTCCAAAAGTAGAGATAAAAAATCAAGAAGCATTTGAGTTATGGAAATCTACCAACTTAATTCCGCAAAAACAAGCAGGTTATGTAGCTATCGGAATTAAAGTTTTATTAGGAGATTTTTATACGGATAAAGCACGTTTATTAGCAGATTTAGTAGATACATATGCTGCTGGAGAAATTCGTTTAACCTTGCGTCAGAATATTGTAATCCCTTTTGTAAAGGAAGATTTAGTTCCTTATTTCTATCAAGAATTAGAAAAATTAGGTTTTGTAGAAGCGGGTTATAATAAAGCGGTAGATATTACAGCGTGCCCAGGAACTGATACGTGTAATTTAGGTATTGCAAGTAGTACAGGTATTGCAGCAGAATTAGAAAAAGTAATTGCAGCAGAGTATCCTCAGTATTTAAAAAACGAAGATCTTGTTATTAAGATTAGTGGTTGTATGAATGCTTGTGGACAACACAATATGGCAAACATCGGCTTTCAAGGAATGACGGTTAGAACACCAGATAAATTAGTGGCGCCAGCGTTACAAGTTTTATTAGGTGGTGGAAACTTAGGAAACGGAAATGCATTATTTGCAGATAAAGTAGTAAAAGTACCAAGTAAAAGAGGACCAGAAGCATTGCGTAGAATTTTTAACGATTTTGAAGCAAATGCAGATGGAAAATCATTTGTAGAGTATTATAAAGTTACAGGAGAACGTTATTTTTATGATTTATTAAACGATTTACAAGATGTTACTAATTTAACTCAAGAAGATTTTATCGATTGGGGAGAGGCAGATAAATATGTAAAAGAAATCGGAATTGGAGAATGTGCAGGTGTTGTAATCGATTTAATTGCTACCTTGTTTTTAGAAAGTGATGAAAAAATTGAGAATGCTAATGAAGCTTTTGAAAACAAAGTCTATTCTGGAGCTATTTATTATGCATATCAATCTATTGTAAATTCTGCAAAAGCATCTTTATTGGCGGCAGATAAGAAAACAAATACACATGCAAGTATTGTTTCTCAGTTCGATGAATTCTTTATTTCATCAGAAAAGATAGATTTAGGAGGTTCTTTTTCAGATTTGATTTATCAAATTAATAAGTTTGCACCAACAGAAGAATTTGCAAAGAAGTATATTAGCGATGCAAATACGTTTTTACAGAAAGTAAGAGCTTTTAGAAACGCAGAAACTGCAATTGCAGAGTAG
- the cobA gene encoding uroporphyrinogen-III C-methyltransferase: MSFKIPKLTVVGAGPGDIDLITVKAIKVLKTADVVLYDALVNEELLAYINPDAEQIFVGKRRGCYKYQQEQINELIVARAKASGHVVRLKGGDPFIFGRGAEEMEYAASFGLETAVVPGISSSIAVAAYQNIPLTKRGSAESFWVITGTTKDHKISNDIELAAKSNATIVVLMGMSKLPQIVKLFQAEGKNNLPVAIIQRGTTSREKMGIGTVDTIEKIVADNELKNPAIIVLGEVVKHRQAILDIQEQYASTLKE, from the coding sequence ATGAGTTTTAAAATACCAAAGTTAACAGTTGTAGGTGCTGGCCCTGGAGATATCGATTTAATTACAGTAAAAGCCATTAAGGTTTTAAAAACAGCCGATGTAGTTTTATATGATGCTTTGGTAAATGAAGAATTATTAGCATATATAAATCCCGATGCGGAACAAATTTTTGTAGGAAAACGTAGAGGGTGTTATAAATATCAGCAAGAACAAATTAACGAATTGATTGTTGCGCGCGCAAAAGCAAGCGGACATGTAGTTCGTTTAAAAGGTGGTGATCCGTTTATATTTGGACGAGGAGCAGAAGAAATGGAATATGCAGCTAGTTTTGGGCTAGAAACAGCGGTTGTTCCAGGAATTTCATCATCAATAGCAGTTGCGGCTTATCAAAATATACCTCTTACAAAACGTGGTAGTGCAGAAAGTTTTTGGGTAATTACAGGAACAACAAAAGATCATAAAATTTCTAATGATATTGAGTTGGCTGCAAAGTCTAACGCAACGATTGTGGTGTTAATGGGCATGAGTAAGTTGCCGCAAATTGTTAAATTATTTCAAGCAGAAGGTAAAAATAATTTGCCTGTTGCAATTATTCAAAGAGGTACTACTTCTAGAGAAAAAATGGGAATAGGAACTGTGGATACCATTGAGAAAATTGTTGCTGATAATGAATTGAAAAACCCAGCAATTATTGTTTTAGGGGAAGTAGTAAAACATCGTCAGGCAATTTTAGATATTCAAGAACAATATGCAAGTACTTTAAAAGAATAG
- a CDS encoding precorrin-2 dehydrogenase/sirohydrochlorin ferrochelatase family protein, which yields MERNNLYPIFLKAKNLHVLIIGGGFVAEEKLTFLLKSSPDANVTMVSPMFREGTKTLAKKGNVKLIKEKYHKRYLKGKHIVVATTEFPEVNEKVYKHCRKRSILVNVADNPPFCDFYMGGIVTKGNVKVAISTNGKSPTTAKRLRQFFEDVIPENVDDLVKNLNEFRKTIKGDFEEKVETLNEFTKGLIEKKES from the coding sequence ATGGAAAGAAATAATTTATATCCTATTTTTTTAAAAGCAAAAAACCTTCATGTTTTAATAATTGGAGGTGGTTTTGTAGCAGAAGAAAAATTAACGTTCTTATTAAAATCGAGTCCAGATGCAAATGTAACAATGGTTTCTCCTATGTTTAGAGAAGGAACAAAAACATTAGCTAAGAAAGGAAACGTAAAATTGATCAAAGAAAAATATCATAAACGTTACTTAAAAGGAAAACATATTGTTGTAGCAACAACAGAGTTTCCAGAAGTAAACGAAAAGGTTTATAAACATTGTAGAAAGCGAAGTATATTGGTAAATGTTGCTGATAATCCTCCTTTTTGTGATTTTTATATGGGCGGAATTGTAACCAAAGGAAATGTAAAAGTAGCCATTTCTACAAACGGAAAATCGCCAACAACAGCTAAGAGGTTACGTCAATTTTTTGAGGATGTAATTCCTGAAAACGTAGATGATTTAGTAAAGAACCTAAACGAATTTAGAAAAACAATAAAAGGAGATTTCGAAGAAAAAGTGGAAACGCTAAACGAATTCACCAAAGGATTAATAGAGAAAAAAGAATCTTAA
- a CDS encoding NAD(P)/FAD-dependent oxidoreductase — translation MITTDILIIGAGPTGLFTVFEAGLLKLKCHLIDALPQPGGQCSEIYPKKPIYDIPAYPEILAGDLTHKLIEQTKQFEPGFTLGERAETIDKQDDGTFIVTTNKGTKHHAKIVAIAGGLGSFEPRKPLIPNIADFEDKGVEYIIKEPEFYRNKKVVISGGGDSALDWAVFLSDVASEVTLIHRRNEFRGALDSVEKVQELKNLGKIRMITPAEVKGIIGTDKVTGVAVEKKGEDAFIVDTDHFIPLFGLSPKLGPIGNWGLEIEKNAIKVNNALDYQTNIPGIYAIGDVNTYPGKLKLILCGFHEATLMCQSAYQRIFPDKKYVMKYTTVGGVEGFDGTRKDAPKAVVKAIQ, via the coding sequence ATGATTACAACAGACATACTTATTATTGGAGCAGGACCAACGGGGTTATTTACAGTTTTTGAAGCTGGTTTATTAAAATTAAAATGTCATTTAATTGATGCGTTACCGCAACCTGGAGGGCAATGTTCTGAGATTTATCCGAAGAAACCTATTTATGATATTCCTGCATATCCAGAAATTTTAGCAGGAGATTTAACACATAAATTAATAGAACAAACAAAGCAATTTGAGCCTGGTTTTACATTAGGAGAAAGAGCAGAAACTATTGATAAACAAGACGACGGAACTTTTATTGTTACAACCAATAAAGGCACAAAACATCATGCTAAAATTGTTGCAATTGCAGGTGGTTTAGGTTCTTTTGAACCAAGAAAACCATTAATACCTAATATTGCAGATTTTGAAGATAAAGGTGTTGAGTATATTATTAAAGAGCCAGAATTTTATAGAAATAAAAAAGTTGTAATTTCTGGTGGTGGAGATTCTGCTTTAGATTGGGCTGTTTTCTTGTCTGATGTAGCTTCAGAGGTAACTTTAATTCACAGAAGAAATGAGTTTAGAGGTGCTTTAGATTCTGTAGAAAAAGTACAAGAATTAAAGAATTTAGGAAAAATAAGAATGATAACTCCTGCTGAGGTAAAAGGAATTATTGGTACAGATAAAGTTACAGGTGTTGCGGTAGAGAAAAAAGGCGAAGATGCTTTTATTGTTGATACAGATCATTTTATTCCTTTATTTGGATTGTCTCCAAAATTAGGTCCAATTGGTAATTGGGGGTTAGAAATTGAGAAAAATGCAATTAAAGTGAATAATGCTTTAGATTATCAAACAAATATTCCTGGTATCTATGCTATTGGAGATGTAAATACATATCCTGGTAAATTAAAATTGATTCTTTGTGGTTTTCACGAAGCGACTTTAATGTGTCAGAGTGCATATCAAAGAATTTTTCCGGATAAGAAATACGTTATGAAATATACTACTGTGGGTGGTGTAGAAGGATTTGATGGAACAAGAAAAGATGCACCAAAAGCTGTTGTAAAAGCTATTCAATAA
- a CDS encoding 2Fe-2S iron-sulfur cluster-binding protein, whose protein sequence is MQDINIKITDRNGVMHEVVAPTDMAMNLMEVVRSYELAEEGTIGICGGMAMCASCQCYVNSDHELPEMTDDEDAMLAEAFNVEDNSRLGCQIQMTPEMDGLEVALAPEM, encoded by the coding sequence ATGCAAGACATCAATATAAAAATAACTGATAGAAACGGTGTAATGCACGAAGTTGTAGCACCAACAGACATGGCAATGAACCTGATGGAAGTTGTTCGTTCTTACGAATTAGCAGAAGAAGGTACCATAGGTATTTGTGGCGGAATGGCCATGTGTGCTTCTTGCCAGTGTTATGTAAATTCAGATCATGAATTACCAGAAATGACAGATGATGAAGATGCTATGTTAGCAGAAGCATTTAATGTAGAAGATAATAGTAGACTGGGATGTCAGATACAAATGACACCAGAAATGGATGGTTTAGAAGTAGCATTAGCGCCAGAAATGTAA
- the epsC gene encoding serine O-acetyltransferase EpsC: protein MKETEQIITFKNYSMCLRDAVEIFTKQLINNLFDERHLSESGAETRLKFLKILERLSVENGENLWNDFESSFVSIRYKLDLDAAAAEKNDPAAKSLEEIYLAYPGFYAIAVYRLSHQLLQLGIPVFPRIMSEFAHSKTGTDIHPGAEIGDSFFIDHATGIVIGETTVIKDNVQIFQGVTLGGIQVKKSLASTKRHPTIESGVVIYANATILGGDVVIGEKSVIGANVCIMESVPGNSVVTVQSENNIFQKRN, encoded by the coding sequence ATGAAAGAAACAGAGCAGATAATTACATTTAAAAACTATAGCATGTGTTTAAGAGATGCTGTAGAGATTTTTACGAAACAGTTAATCAATAATTTGTTTGATGAACGTCATTTGTCTGAAAGTGGTGCAGAAACCAGATTAAAGTTTTTAAAAATTTTAGAAAGACTATCCGTAGAAAATGGAGAAAATTTGTGGAATGATTTTGAAAGTTCTTTTGTTTCTATTCGTTATAAATTAGATTTAGATGCTGCTGCTGCAGAAAAAAATGATCCTGCTGCTAAAAGTTTAGAAGAAATTTATTTAGCATATCCAGGTTTTTATGCCATTGCAGTTTATCGTTTAAGTCACCAATTGTTACAATTAGGAATTCCTGTTTTTCCTAGAATAATGAGTGAGTTTGCACACAGTAAAACAGGTACAGATATTCATCCAGGAGCAGAAATAGGAGATTCGTTTTTTATAGATCATGCAACAGGTATTGTTATTGGAGAAACTACGGTTATCAAAGATAATGTGCAGATTTTTCAGGGAGTTACCTTAGGAGGAATTCAAGTAAAGAAAAGTTTAGCATCAACAAAAAGACATCCAACCATAGAAAGTGGTGTTGTTATTTATGCAAATGCAACTATTTTAGGTGGCGATGTTGTGATTGGAGAAAAATCGGTAATTGGAGCCAATGTTTGTATTATGGAATCAGTTCCAGGAAACTCGGTGGTTACAGTACAATCAGAAAATAATATTTTTCAAAAAAGAAATTAA
- the cysM gene encoding cysteine synthase CysM gives MKTKSIIDFVGNTPLVEVQNILKKDGVTLLLKLEGNNPGGSVKDRAAYYMISEAIKRKNIKKGDTLVEATSGNTGIALALMAKVLGVNMVLTMPENSTIERVKTMRAYGAKVILTPADKGIEGAIDYALKLKYKKGYFRLNQFDNFDNPKAHFNTTGPEIWRDTEGEVTHFVSAMGTTGTITGVSDYLKLQNKNITIIGAQPTEGAKIPGIRKWSEEYMPAIFKAKKIDQVLEVSEEEAKEMTVRLAKEEGIFAGMSSGGAVATALKVANSIDKGVIVAIICDRGDRYLSSDIYE, from the coding sequence ATGAAAACCAAAAGTATCATAGATTTTGTTGGAAATACACCACTTGTAGAGGTGCAAAATATCTTAAAAAAAGATGGAGTTACTTTATTATTAAAACTAGAAGGGAATAATCCTGGTGGAAGTGTAAAAGATAGAGCAGCTTATTATATGATTTCTGAAGCTATTAAAAGAAAAAATATAAAGAAAGGGGATACTTTAGTAGAAGCAACAAGCGGAAACACAGGAATCGCATTGGCATTAATGGCAAAGGTTTTAGGTGTAAATATGGTATTAACAATGCCAGAAAACTCTACAATAGAACGTGTTAAAACAATGAGAGCTTACGGGGCAAAAGTTATTTTAACTCCTGCAGATAAAGGTATTGAAGGTGCAATTGATTATGCTTTAAAATTGAAATATAAAAAAGGATATTTTCGCTTAAATCAATTTGATAATTTTGATAACCCAAAGGCACACTTTAATACAACAGGTCCAGAAATTTGGAGGGATACAGAAGGAGAAGTTACTCACTTTGTATCTGCCATGGGAACTACTGGAACTATTACTGGAGTTTCTGATTATTTAAAATTACAGAATAAAAATATAACGATTATTGGAGCACAGCCAACCGAAGGAGCTAAAATACCTGGAATTAGAAAGTGGTCTGAAGAATATATGCCTGCTATTTTTAAAGCTAAAAAAATAGATCAAGTATTAGAAGTAAGTGAAGAAGAAGCAAAAGAGATGACTGTTCGTTTAGCAAAAGAAGAAGGTATTTTTGCAGGTATGAGTAGTGGAGGTGCAGTTGCTACCGCTTTAAAAGTTGCTAATTCTATAGATAAGGGTGTAATTGTAGCTATTATTTGTGATAGAGGAGACCGTTACTTGTCTTCAGATATCTATGAATAA
- a CDS encoding homocysteine S-methyltransferase family protein — protein sequence MSNIYKALQERILVLDGAMGTMLQAYKFTEDDFRGERFKDYPTPLQGNNDLLSITQPEAIKTIHAKYFEAGADIIETNTFSGTTIAMADYQMEDLVYELNYQSAKIAKEVANEFTAKEPHKPRFVAGSIGPTNRTASMSPDVNDPGYRAVTFDELRIAYKQQTEALLDGGADLLLIETVFDTLNAKAALFAVEEVKDERNIEIPIMLSGTITDASGRTLSGQTAEAFLISVSHIPLLSIGFNCALGANLLQPHLQAIANKTDFAISAHPNAGLPNAFGEYDETAEEMGEQIEEYLKKDLINIIGGCCGTSPDHIREIATIAAKYKPREFVVNK from the coding sequence ATGTCAAATATATACAAAGCTTTACAAGAAAGAATTTTGGTTTTAGATGGTGCAATGGGTACTATGCTACAAGCCTATAAATTCACGGAAGATGATTTTAGAGGAGAACGCTTTAAGGATTATCCAACACCATTACAAGGTAATAACGACTTGTTATCTATTACCCAACCAGAGGCAATTAAAACCATTCATGCTAAATATTTTGAGGCAGGTGCAGATATTATAGAAACCAATACTTTTTCTGGAACCACTATTGCAATGGCAGATTATCAAATGGAAGATTTAGTGTATGAACTAAATTATCAATCTGCAAAAATAGCCAAAGAAGTAGCTAATGAGTTTACAGCAAAAGAGCCACACAAGCCACGTTTTGTAGCAGGTTCAATTGGTCCAACAAACAGAACTGCAAGTATGTCTCCAGATGTAAATGACCCTGGTTACAGAGCTGTTACTTTTGATGAATTAAGAATTGCTTACAAGCAACAAACAGAAGCTTTGTTAGATGGTGGAGCAGATTTGTTGTTGATAGAAACAGTGTTTGACACTTTAAATGCAAAAGCAGCTTTATTTGCCGTAGAAGAGGTAAAGGATGAAAGAAATATCGAGATTCCAATTATGTTGAGTGGTACCATTACAGATGCTTCAGGTAGAACCTTATCTGGACAAACTGCAGAAGCATTTTTAATTTCTGTATCTCACATACCGTTATTATCTATAGGATTTAATTGTGCTTTAGGAGCCAATTTATTGCAGCCGCATTTACAAGCGATAGCTAATAAAACAGATTTTGCTATTTCTGCACATCCAAATGCAGGATTGCCAAATGCGTTTGGTGAGTATGATGAAACTGCGGAAGAAATGGGTGAGCAAATAGAAGAATATTTAAAGAAAGATTTAATCAATATTATTGGTGGATGTTGTGGTACAAGTCCAGATCATATTAGAGAAATTGCAACGATTGCAGCAAAGTACAAGCCAAGAGAATTTGTTGTAAATAAATAA